One genomic window of Cupriavidus malaysiensis includes the following:
- a CDS encoding EamA family transporter: protein MAGTDGPAPPRRHGLDTLLTALAPAIWGSTYLVTSQWLPPGQPLLSGVIRALPAGLVLLLLGRRLPRGNWWWKAALLGVLNIGFFQAMLFMAAYRLPGGVAATVGAIQPLLVVALAWTLLGTRPGALAWAAGAGGLLGVALLVLGPAARLDAVGLAAAAAGAVSMAVGTVLTRRWRPPVAPLVLTGWQLCSGGLFLLPFALALEPLPARLGAVQLAAYAWLVVAGAGVSYALWFRGIARLPIPAVSALGLLSPVVATLLGYAVLGQALTPLQMAGALLVLASVWLGQQGGAARGPAAAPAARSAAAP, encoded by the coding sequence ATGGCTGGCACGGACGGGCCGGCGCCGCCGCGCCGCCATGGCCTGGATACGCTGCTGACGGCCCTTGCGCCGGCGATCTGGGGCAGCACCTACCTGGTCACCAGCCAATGGCTGCCGCCGGGCCAGCCCTTGCTGTCGGGGGTGATCCGCGCGCTACCGGCCGGCCTGGTGCTGCTGCTGCTGGGGCGGCGCCTGCCGCGCGGCAACTGGTGGTGGAAGGCGGCGCTGCTGGGCGTGCTCAATATCGGTTTCTTCCAGGCCATGCTCTTCATGGCCGCCTACCGCCTGCCGGGCGGGGTGGCGGCGACGGTGGGCGCGATCCAGCCGCTGCTGGTGGTGGCCCTGGCCTGGACGCTGCTCGGCACGCGCCCGGGCGCGCTGGCCTGGGCGGCCGGCGCCGGCGGCCTGCTGGGCGTGGCCCTGCTGGTGCTGGGGCCGGCGGCGCGCCTGGACGCGGTCGGGCTGGCGGCTGCGGCGGCCGGGGCCGTGTCGATGGCGGTGGGAACCGTGCTGACGCGCCGCTGGCGGCCGCCGGTGGCACCGCTGGTGCTGACCGGCTGGCAGTTGTGCAGCGGCGGCCTGTTCCTGCTGCCCTTCGCGCTGGCGCTGGAACCCCTGCCGGCCAGGCTCGGCGCGGTCCAGCTCGCCGCCTATGCCTGGCTCGTCGTGGCCGGCGCGGGGGTGAGCTACGCGCTGTGGTTCCGCGGCATCGCGCGCCTGCCGATACCGGCGGTGTCGGCGCTGGGCCTGCTGAGCCCGGTGGTGGCGACCTTGCTGGGCTATGCCGTGCTCGGCCAGGCATTGACGCCGCTGCAGATGGCCGGCGCGCTGCTGGTGCTGGCCAGCGTCTGGCTCGGCCAGCAAGGCGGCGCCGCGCGCGGTCCCGCGGCCGCGCCGGCGGCGCGCTCAGCCGCGGCGCCGTGA
- a CDS encoding NAD(P)H-binding protein: MTTATRDTPPALPAKPAVTPCALRPAHVAVLGAAGGLGQGILARCRALGIGFTAIVRSRPERIGAVPTGSRIAVVPALADGDALARAFAGAGAVLSAVGVTATSQDPSALLSRHLATLESAMQAAGVDRILLVNTLLSAPPGQPASRLMRAFARLPGRMGRGAAELQAVVDGLGAGALSSLRWTLVRAAVNARGRDEAPAAGTGWADAGNSWLPVSYAAMARWMLDEAAACRFVRAAPLVSRRRG, encoded by the coding sequence ATGACGACAGCCACCCGCGACACCCCGCCTGCCCTGCCTGCCAAGCCTGCCGTCACGCCCTGTGCACTGCGTCCCGCGCACGTGGCCGTCCTCGGTGCCGCCGGAGGCCTCGGCCAGGGCATCCTGGCCAGGTGCCGCGCCCTGGGCATTGGCTTCACCGCCATCGTGCGCTCGCGCCCCGAGCGCATCGGCGCGGTGCCCACCGGTTCCCGTATCGCGGTGGTGCCGGCGCTGGCCGACGGCGACGCCCTGGCGCGCGCCTTCGCGGGCGCCGGCGCCGTGCTGAGCGCGGTCGGTGTGACCGCAACCAGCCAGGACCCGTCGGCCTTGCTATCGCGGCACCTGGCCACACTCGAAAGCGCGATGCAGGCGGCCGGCGTGGATCGCATCCTGCTGGTCAACACCCTGCTGAGCGCACCGCCCGGCCAGCCGGCCAGCCGGCTGATGCGCGCCTTCGCCCGGCTGCCCGGACGCATGGGCCGCGGCGCCGCGGAATTGCAGGCGGTGGTCGATGGCCTGGGCGCCGGCGCCCTGTCCTCGCTGCGCTGGACCCTGGTGCGCGCCGCCGTCAATGCGCGCGGACGCGACGAGGCACCGGCCGCCGGCACCGGCTGGGCCGACGCCGGCAATTCCTGGCTGCCGGTCTCCTATGCGGCCATGGCCCGCTGGATGCTGGACGAGGCGGCGGCCTGCCGCTTCGTGCGCGCCGCGCCGCTGGTCTCACGGCGCCGCGGCTGA
- a CDS encoding Bug family tripartite tricarboxylate transporter substrate binding protein translates to MALSSRLRSLAALSLAACAGTALAAPDNFPSRPIRLIVAYPSGGISDTVARALGEKLSAQLGTSVVVENRGGAGGSIGIDAVAKAPADGYTLGFSSTSPLTLTPHVSHVNYDPKHDIAPVMSVMYSPVLVVATHSFQGKTFQDLLAQAKAKPGSVRWATSGQGTIGHVMLEQIKAKTRTDLIMVPYKGAGQQLNDALGGQFEVMSTNASPMLTQHMQAGRLRPLAVGAPKRLESLPAVPTFAELGIPRANLTSTFGIFAPAKTPPAILARLNTELNKALAEPDVRDRLLKGGVVPTGGSAAQFAAAIRGEYEDNARIVREAGIKED, encoded by the coding sequence ATGGCTCTTTCCTCCCGCCTCCGCTCGCTGGCCGCCCTGTCGCTCGCAGCCTGCGCGGGCACGGCCCTTGCCGCGCCCGACAATTTCCCCAGCCGCCCGATCCGCCTGATCGTGGCCTATCCGAGCGGCGGCATCAGTGACACGGTGGCGCGCGCACTGGGCGAAAAGCTGTCGGCGCAGCTGGGCACCTCGGTGGTGGTCGAGAACCGCGGCGGCGCGGGCGGCAGCATCGGCATCGATGCCGTGGCCAAGGCACCGGCCGACGGCTACACGCTGGGCTTCTCCTCGACCAGCCCGCTGACGCTGACGCCGCACGTGTCCCACGTCAACTACGATCCGAAGCACGATATCGCGCCGGTGATGAGCGTGATGTATTCCCCGGTGCTGGTGGTGGCGACCCACAGCTTCCAGGGCAAGACCTTCCAGGACCTGCTGGCGCAGGCCAAGGCCAAACCGGGCTCGGTGCGCTGGGCCACCTCCGGACAGGGCACCATCGGCCACGTGATGCTGGAGCAGATCAAGGCCAAGACCAGGACCGACCTGATCATGGTGCCCTACAAGGGTGCGGGCCAGCAGCTCAATGACGCGCTCGGCGGCCAGTTCGAGGTGATGAGCACCAATGCCAGCCCGATGCTGACCCAGCACATGCAGGCCGGCCGCCTGCGGCCGCTGGCGGTGGGCGCGCCCAAGCGCCTGGAATCGCTGCCCGCGGTGCCGACCTTCGCCGAGCTGGGCATTCCCAGGGCCAACCTGACCTCGACCTTCGGCATCTTCGCCCCGGCCAAGACGCCGCCCGCCATCCTCGCCAGGCTCAACACCGAGCTGAACAAGGCGCTGGCCGAGCCGGACGTGCGCGACCGCCTGCTCAAGGGCGGCGTGGTGCCGACCGGTGGCAGCGCAGCCCAGTTCGCCGCGGCCATCCGCGGCGAATACGAGGACAACGCGCGCATCGTGCGCGAGGCGGGTATCAAGGAGGACTGA
- a CDS encoding response regulator transcription factor: protein MKVAALQDDPTQALLLEQTLLLNGHSCVRFRGGQALMQALRRESFDMLLLDWEVRGIAGRDVLLWIRRALGAALPVMLLSERDDEAHIANCFADGADAFVAKPLRHGELAARVQALARRTAPAAGCGDLVVGVFRFALAERRAYVRNRCVPLAPKEFDLAVLLFRHAGQLVLRQILCERVWRRAVPQTSRTIDSHLSRVRTKLGLWPHNGVRLSAICAVGCRLDLLEPRSLAELRGLSPP, encoded by the coding sequence ATGAAGGTCGCTGCCTTGCAGGACGATCCGACGCAGGCCCTGCTGCTGGAGCAGACCCTGCTGCTGAACGGGCACAGCTGCGTGCGCTTCCGCGGCGGCCAGGCGCTGATGCAGGCGCTGCGCCGGGAGTCGTTCGACATGCTGCTGCTCGACTGGGAAGTACGCGGCATCGCCGGCCGCGACGTGCTGCTGTGGATCCGGCGCGCGCTCGGCGCCGCGCTGCCCGTCATGCTGCTGAGCGAGCGCGACGACGAGGCCCATATCGCCAACTGCTTCGCCGACGGGGCCGATGCCTTCGTCGCCAAGCCGCTGCGCCATGGCGAGCTGGCCGCGCGCGTGCAGGCGCTGGCGCGGCGCACCGCGCCGGCGGCCGGCTGCGGCGACCTGGTGGTGGGCGTGTTCCGCTTCGCCCTGGCCGAGCGGCGCGCCTACGTGCGCAACCGCTGCGTGCCGCTGGCACCCAAGGAGTTCGACCTGGCCGTGCTGCTGTTCCGCCATGCCGGCCAGCTGGTGCTGCGCCAGATCCTGTGCGAGCGCGTGTGGCGGCGCGCCGTGCCGCAGACCTCGCGCACCATCGACAGCCACCTGTCGCGCGTGCGCACCAAGCTGGGCCTGTGGCCGCACAACGGCGTGCGGCTCAGCGCCATCTGCGCGGTCGGCTGCCGCCTCGACCTGCTCGAGCCGCGCAGCCTGGCGGAGCTGCGCGGACTCAGTCCTCCTTGA
- a CDS encoding response regulator transcription factor, with protein METRIASLEDDPAQAAWIQHVLRNAGLHCVSFEAGRELMLSLREHSFDVLLLDWQLPDMSGKDLLCWVRANVDRRVPAMFLSCRDAEEDIVGGLHAGADDYMVKPIRPAELVARLQALLRRAAAGPRPGNSPIELGGYTLDCAARSAARHGRPLKLTPKEFDLAVLLFRNEGRIVSRDHIVAAVWGREISPLSRTIDTHMSRVRGKLGLHPCNGMQLVPVYTHGYRLEWLERGGSDGAEAMAAA; from the coding sequence ATGGAAACGAGAATCGCATCGCTCGAAGACGACCCGGCGCAGGCCGCATGGATCCAGCATGTGCTGCGCAATGCCGGCCTGCACTGCGTCAGCTTCGAAGCCGGGCGCGAGCTGATGCTGAGCCTGCGCGAGCACAGCTTCGATGTCCTGCTGCTCGACTGGCAGCTGCCCGACATGAGCGGCAAGGACCTGCTGTGCTGGGTCCGCGCCAACGTGGACCGGCGCGTGCCCGCCATGTTCCTGAGCTGCCGCGACGCGGAGGAAGACATCGTCGGCGGGCTGCATGCCGGCGCCGACGACTACATGGTCAAGCCGATCCGGCCGGCCGAGCTGGTGGCGCGCCTGCAGGCCCTGCTGCGCCGCGCCGCCGCCGGCCCGCGCCCGGGCAACTCGCCCATCGAGCTGGGCGGCTACACGCTCGACTGCGCGGCCCGCTCGGCCGCGCGGCACGGCCGGCCGCTCAAGCTGACGCCGAAGGAGTTTGACCTGGCCGTGCTGCTGTTCCGCAACGAAGGCCGCATCGTCTCGCGCGACCACATCGTGGCGGCCGTGTGGGGGCGCGAGATCTCGCCGCTGTCGCGCACCATCGATACCCATATGTCACGCGTGCGCGGCAAGCTCGGCCTGCATCCGTGCAACGGCATGCAATTGGTGCCGGTGTACACGCACGGCTACCGGCTGGAGTGGCTGGAGCGCGGCGGGTCCGACGGCGCCGAGGCGATGGCCGCGGCCTGA
- a CDS encoding porin, with protein MKKSALTLAAGALLASSAYAQSSSVTLYGIADVSVRYTTNSNAKNDGQFQMTDGAVTQSRWGLKGAEDLGNNLKAIFQLENGYSIDTGAKNDSSRLFNRQAYVGLAGDFGTVKLGRQYTEGFNFFGDFDPLTIGNYTANAWPFFLTQFRRDNVISYSGAFGGLNVGASYGFGEQPGSITTNQYWGTRASYSMGPFAVGGVYQEIRDINGNKQQMWGASGKYGIGPAKLFLGYIGGKDRTGIIDNGFMNADASISGNRVPAGGNFQNNPRKDTAGFLGVTYQATPALALTGVFYADHITNVNGVSNNAGNRYTGVLLAEYSLSKRTQLYGTVDYNKVTGGAVTELPGRNNQLGVATGIRHIF; from the coding sequence ATGAAGAAATCAGCCCTGACCCTCGCAGCGGGCGCCCTGCTGGCCAGCAGCGCCTACGCCCAGTCCTCCTCGGTCACCCTGTACGGCATCGCTGACGTCAGCGTCCGCTACACGACCAACTCGAACGCCAAGAACGACGGCCAGTTCCAGATGACCGACGGCGCCGTGACGCAAAGCCGCTGGGGCCTGAAGGGCGCGGAAGACCTGGGTAACAACCTGAAGGCGATCTTCCAGCTGGAAAACGGCTACAGCATCGACACCGGCGCCAAGAACGACTCCTCGCGCCTGTTCAATCGTCAGGCCTACGTCGGCCTGGCCGGCGACTTCGGCACCGTCAAGCTGGGCCGCCAGTACACCGAAGGCTTCAACTTCTTCGGCGACTTCGATCCGCTGACCATCGGCAACTACACCGCCAACGCCTGGCCGTTCTTCCTGACCCAGTTCCGCCGCGACAACGTCATCAGCTACTCCGGCGCGTTCGGCGGCCTGAACGTCGGCGCCAGCTACGGCTTCGGCGAGCAGCCCGGCAGCATCACCACCAACCAGTACTGGGGTACCCGCGCGTCCTACAGCATGGGACCGTTCGCCGTCGGTGGCGTCTACCAGGAAATCCGCGACATCAACGGCAACAAGCAGCAGATGTGGGGCGCCTCCGGCAAGTACGGCATCGGCCCTGCCAAGCTGTTCCTGGGCTACATCGGTGGCAAGGACCGCACCGGCATCATCGACAACGGCTTCATGAACGCCGACGCGTCGATCAGCGGCAACCGGGTCCCGGCCGGCGGCAACTTCCAGAACAACCCGCGCAAGGACACCGCCGGCTTCCTCGGCGTGACCTACCAGGCCACCCCGGCCCTGGCGCTGACGGGCGTGTTCTACGCCGACCACATCACCAATGTGAACGGTGTGTCGAACAACGCCGGCAACCGCTACACCGGCGTGCTGCTGGCCGAGTACTCGCTGTCCAAGCGCACCCAGCTGTACGGCACCGTGGACTACAACAAGGTGACCGGCGGCGCCGTCACCGAACTGCCGGGCCGCAACAACCAGCTCGGCGTGGCAACGGGTATCCGCCACATCTTCTGA
- the minE gene encoding cell division topological specificity factor MinE: MSILSFLLGEKKKSASVAKERLQIILAHERTGHSAPADYLPALQRELVAVISKYVKISDEDLRVSLERQDNLEVLEVKIEIPQG; the protein is encoded by the coding sequence ATGTCGATTCTGTCCTTCCTGCTGGGGGAGAAGAAAAAGTCCGCGTCGGTGGCCAAGGAGCGCCTGCAGATCATCCTGGCGCACGAGCGCACCGGCCACTCGGCCCCGGCCGACTACCTGCCGGCACTGCAGCGCGAGCTGGTGGCGGTGATCTCCAAGTACGTCAAGATCAGCGACGAGGACCTGCGCGTGAGCCTGGAGCGCCAGGACAACCTCGAAGTGCTCGAGGTCAAGATCGAGATCCCGCAGGGCTGA
- the minD gene encoding septum site-determining protein MinD, whose amino-acid sequence MAKIIVVTSGKGGVGKTTTSASFAAGLALRGHKTAVIDFDVGLRNLDLIMGCERRVVYDLINVVQNEANLNQALIKDKKCENLFILPASQTRDKDALTRDGVERVINGLTDMGFEYIVCDSPAGIESGALMAMYFADEALVVTNPEVSSVRDSDRILGILASKTKRATEGGEPIKEHLLITRYNAKRVHGGEMLSLTDIQEILRIKLIGVVPESEAVLHASNQGTPAIHLEGTDVADAYADVVDRFLGKDKPMRFTDYQKPGLLSRIFGSK is encoded by the coding sequence ATGGCAAAAATCATCGTTGTGACCTCCGGCAAGGGAGGCGTCGGCAAGACCACCACCAGCGCCAGCTTTGCGGCGGGCCTGGCCCTGCGCGGCCACAAGACGGCCGTCATCGACTTCGACGTCGGCCTGCGCAACCTCGACCTGATCATGGGCTGCGAGCGCCGGGTGGTCTACGACCTGATCAACGTGGTGCAGAACGAGGCCAACCTGAACCAGGCCCTGATCAAGGACAAGAAGTGCGAGAACCTGTTCATCCTGCCGGCCTCGCAGACGCGCGACAAGGACGCGCTGACCCGTGACGGCGTCGAGCGGGTCATCAACGGCCTGACCGACATGGGCTTCGAGTACATCGTCTGCGATTCGCCGGCCGGTATCGAGAGCGGCGCGCTGATGGCCATGTACTTCGCCGACGAAGCGCTGGTGGTCACCAACCCCGAAGTATCCTCGGTGCGCGACTCCGACCGCATCCTGGGCATCCTGGCTTCCAAGACCAAGCGCGCCACCGAGGGCGGCGAGCCGATCAAGGAACACCTGCTGATCACCCGCTACAACGCCAAGCGCGTGCATGGCGGCGAGATGCTGTCGCTGACCGACATCCAGGAAATCCTGCGCATCAAGCTGATCGGCGTGGTGCCGGAATCCGAGGCGGTGCTGCATGCCTCCAACCAGGGCACGCCGGCCATCCACCTGGAAGGCACCGACGTGGCCGATGCCTACGCCGACGTGGTCGACCGCTTCCTCGGCAAGGACAAGCCGATGCGCTTCACCGACTACCAGAAGCCCGGCCTGCTGTCCCGCATCTTCGGCAGCAAGTAA
- the minC gene encoding septum site-determining protein MinC: protein MSQKKSPRFELRSGNVDALLLSLETADVPALRDDLLSRFEATPDFFSDDVVALDLRRLPDEAPVALEQVIDTLSTLKARAIGVVARPDQRGWAGAFGLPLLDSQSRRGARAGQPARAAQDADEAAPAAAETAAPAPAPAPEPVRQAVPTLVIDRPLRSGQQIYAQGDVVILDLVSYGAEVIAEGNIHIYAPLRGRALAGVKGNPDARIFCTCLEPELISIAGIYRTAEQTLPAEVLGKSAQVRLAQEKLILEPLRMK from the coding sequence ATGTCCCAGAAGAAATCGCCACGCTTCGAGCTGCGCAGTGGCAACGTCGACGCCCTCCTTCTCTCCCTCGAGACCGCTGACGTGCCCGCGCTCCGGGACGATCTGCTGTCCCGCTTCGAAGCCACGCCGGATTTCTTCTCCGACGACGTCGTCGCGCTGGACCTGCGCCGCCTGCCCGACGAGGCGCCGGTCGCGCTGGAACAGGTGATCGATACGCTGTCCACCCTCAAGGCCCGCGCCATCGGCGTGGTGGCGCGTCCCGACCAGCGCGGCTGGGCCGGCGCCTTCGGCCTGCCGCTGCTCGACAGCCAGAGCCGGCGCGGCGCCAGGGCGGGCCAGCCGGCCCGGGCGGCGCAGGACGCCGACGAGGCAGCACCGGCCGCCGCCGAGACCGCCGCGCCGGCGCCGGCCCCCGCGCCCGAACCGGTGCGGCAGGCGGTGCCGACCCTGGTGATCGACCGGCCGCTGCGCTCGGGCCAGCAGATCTACGCCCAGGGCGACGTGGTCATCCTCGACCTGGTCAGCTACGGCGCCGAAGTCATCGCCGAGGGCAACATCCATATCTATGCCCCGCTGCGCGGCCGCGCGCTGGCGGGTGTCAAGGGCAATCCGGACGCGCGCATCTTCTGCACCTGCCTGGAGCCCGAACTGATCTCCATCGCCGGCATCTATCGCACCGCCGAGCAGACGCTGCCGGCGGAGGTACTGGGCAAGTCCGCCCAGGTACGCCTGGCCCAAGAAAAACTGATCCTCGAGCCGCTGCGCATGAAGTGA
- the kdpF gene encoding K(+)-transporting ATPase subunit F produces MDWADLLGGALAVVVFVYLLIALFRPEKF; encoded by the coding sequence ATGGACTGGGCTGATCTGCTGGGCGGCGCGCTCGCCGTCGTCGTCTTCGTCTACCTCCTCATCGCGCTGTTCCGGCCGGAGAAATTCTGA
- the kdpA gene encoding potassium-transporting ATPase subunit KdpA, whose amino-acid sequence MSTEFLGLLALYLAILLAAAPFLGRYIRRAMEDGSYGLTAWGRPLERLLYRLGGVRPGAEMGWKQYAVAVIAFNLLGVVAVYALQRVQGLLPLNPQGFGAVSPDSAFNTAVSFVTNTNWQGYAGESTMSYLTQMLALTVQNFVSAATGIAVVFALIRGFARQNASTIGNFWVDMTRSTLYVLLPLSVVMALALVSQGVIQNFDAYRDVGLVQAVEYSQPKVDAAGQPVLDAKGQPVTEPARTDKQTLAMGPVASQEAIKMLGTNGGGFFNANSAHPFENPTELSNLIEMLAIFLIPAALCFSFGEMVRDRRQGVAVLAAMTVIFVAMACAAALSEQQANAALAGLPVDHAASLLQAGGNMEGKESRFGIAATALFATITTAASCGAVNAMHDSFTAIGGAVPMLLMQLGEVVFGGVGSGLYGMLVYAVLAVFIAGLMIGRTPEYLGKKIEAYEMKMTAVAILVTPLLVLLGTSVAVMSEAGRAGVFNPGTHGFSEILYALSSASNNNGSAFAGLSANTPFYNVLLAAAMWFGRFWIIVPILAMAGSLAAKKRLPATGGSMPTHGPLFVVLLVGSVLMVGALTYIPALALGPVAEQLQGPVAAAAP is encoded by the coding sequence ATGTCCACCGAATTCCTGGGCCTGCTGGCCCTCTACCTGGCCATCCTGCTGGCCGCCGCGCCTTTTCTCGGCCGCTATATCCGCCGCGCGATGGAGGATGGAAGCTACGGCCTGACCGCCTGGGGCCGTCCGCTCGAGCGCTTGCTGTACCGCCTGGGCGGCGTGCGCCCGGGCGCCGAGATGGGCTGGAAGCAGTACGCGGTGGCCGTGATCGCCTTCAACCTGCTGGGCGTGGTGGCGGTCTATGCGCTGCAGCGCGTGCAGGGGCTGCTGCCGCTGAACCCGCAAGGCTTCGGCGCGGTCTCGCCGGATTCCGCCTTCAATACCGCGGTCAGCTTCGTCACCAACACGAACTGGCAGGGCTACGCGGGCGAGTCCACCATGAGCTACCTGACGCAGATGCTGGCGCTGACGGTGCAGAACTTTGTCTCGGCGGCCACCGGCATTGCCGTGGTGTTCGCGCTGATCCGCGGCTTCGCGCGCCAGAACGCGTCCACCATCGGCAACTTCTGGGTCGACATGACGCGCTCCACGCTGTACGTGCTGCTGCCGCTGTCGGTGGTGATGGCGCTGGCGCTGGTCAGCCAGGGCGTGATCCAGAACTTCGACGCCTACCGGGATGTCGGCCTGGTGCAGGCGGTCGAATACAGCCAGCCCAAGGTCGACGCGGCCGGCCAGCCGGTGCTCGACGCCAAGGGCCAGCCGGTCACCGAGCCGGCCCGCACCGACAAGCAGACGCTGGCGATGGGCCCGGTGGCCTCGCAGGAAGCCATCAAGATGCTGGGCACCAACGGCGGCGGCTTCTTCAATGCCAACTCGGCCCACCCCTTCGAGAACCCGACCGAGCTGAGCAACCTGATCGAGATGCTGGCCATCTTCCTGATCCCGGCGGCGCTGTGCTTCAGCTTCGGCGAGATGGTGCGCGACCGGCGCCAGGGGGTGGCGGTGCTGGCCGCGATGACGGTGATCTTCGTCGCCATGGCGTGCGCGGCGGCGCTCTCCGAGCAGCAGGCCAATGCCGCGCTGGCCGGCCTGCCGGTCGACCATGCCGCCTCGCTGCTGCAGGCCGGCGGCAATATGGAAGGCAAGGAATCGCGCTTCGGCATCGCCGCCACCGCGCTGTTCGCCACCATCACCACGGCGGCTTCGTGCGGCGCGGTCAATGCCATGCACGACTCCTTCACCGCCATCGGCGGCGCCGTGCCGATGCTGCTGATGCAGCTCGGCGAGGTGGTGTTCGGCGGCGTCGGCTCCGGCCTGTACGGCATGCTGGTCTACGCGGTGCTGGCGGTCTTCATCGCCGGCCTGATGATCGGGCGCACGCCGGAATACCTGGGCAAGAAGATCGAGGCCTACGAGATGAAGATGACCGCGGTGGCCATCCTCGTCACGCCGCTGCTGGTGCTGCTCGGCACCTCGGTGGCGGTGATGAGCGAGGCCGGGCGCGCCGGCGTGTTCAACCCGGGCACGCACGGCTTCTCGGAGATCCTCTACGCGCTGTCCTCGGCGTCCAACAACAACGGCAGCGCCTTCGCCGGGCTGTCGGCCAACACGCCCTTCTACAACGTGCTGCTGGCCGCGGCGATGTGGTTCGGCCGCTTCTGGATCATCGTGCCCATCCTGGCCATGGCCGGCTCGCTGGCGGCCAAGAAGCGGCTGCCGGCGACGGGCGGCAGCATGCCCACGCACGGCCCGCTGTTCGTGGTGCTGCTGGTCGGCTCGGTGCTGATGGTGGGCGCGCTGACCTATATCCCCGCGCTGGCCCTCGGTCCGGTGGCGGAGCAGCTGCAGGGACCCGTGGCCGCCGCCGCGCCGTGA